In Calonectris borealis chromosome 20, bCalBor7.hap1.2, whole genome shotgun sequence, a genomic segment contains:
- the CANT1 gene encoding soluble calcium-activated nucleotidase 1 translates to MPIPPCHESMSPLRISVGGLPVLASMTKGADPRFRLRWKAIVLSSAFVGFVLLLFCLHRSSPARPIPPNPRNWQLSLQAGDRYNDTYPLSPPQRNPEGVRYRIGVIADLDTQSRGSEEHTWFSYLKKGYLVLSDSGDSVTVEWDKDESVLQSHLSEKGRGMELSELVVFNGKLYAVDDRTGVVYQIEGNKVVPWVILPDGDGTVGKGFKAEWLAVKDEHLYVGGLGKEWTTTTGEVVNENPEWVKVIGYKGDVDHENWVANYNALRAAAGIRPPGYLIHESASWSDTLQRWFFLPRRASHERYNEKVDERRGTNLLLSSTQDFGDVTVGRVGEVVPTHGFSSFKFIPDTDDQIIVALKSEEDNGKIASYIMAFTLDGRFLLPETRIGSVKYEGIEFI, encoded by the exons ATGCCCATCCCGCCCTGCCATGAGTCTATGAGTCCCCTCCGGATCAGCGTGGGTGGTCTGCCTGTCCTCGCGTCCATGACCAAGGGTGCTGACCCCCGCTTCCGACTGCGCTGGAAGGCCATCGTGCTGTCATCAGCCTTTGTGGGgtttgtgctgctgctcttctgcctgcaCCGGTCCTCCCCAGCACGGCCCATCCCACCCAATCCTCGCAACTGGCAGCTCAGCCTGCAGGCGGGGGACCGCTACAATGACACCTACCCGCTGTCCCCACCCCAGAGAAACCCCGAGGGTGTGCGCTACCGCATTGGAGTCATTGCGGACCTGGACACGCAGTCCCGGGGCTCTGAGGAGCATACCTGGTTCAGTTACCTGAAGAAGGGCTACCTGGTGCTGTCGGACAGCGGGGACAGCGTGACGGTGGAGTGGGACAAAGATGAGAGCGTGCTGCAGTCCCACCTGTCTGAGAAGGGCAGGGGCATGGAGCTCTCCGAGCTGGTCGTCTTCAACGGGAAGCTGTATGCTGTGGACGACCGGACAGGAGTGGTGTACCAGATTGAGGGCAACAAGGTGGTGCCCTGGGTGATCCTCCCGGATGGGGACGGCACAGTGGGGAAAG GCTTTAAGGCGGAGTGGCTGGCAGTGAAGGATGAGCACCTCTACGTGGGGGGACTGGGCAAGGAGTGGACCACAACGACGGGGGAAGTGGTGAATGAGAACCCTGAGTGGGTGAAGGTCATCGGCTACAAGGGCGACGTGGACCATGAGAACTGGGTGGCAAACTACAATGCGCTGAGGGCTGCGGCGGGGATCCGACCCCCAG GTTACCTGATCCATGAGTCGGCTTCCTGGAGCGACACCTTGCAGCGCTGGTTCTTCCTGCCGCGCCGTGCCAGCCACGAGCGATACAACGAGAAGGTGGACGAGCGACGAGGCACCAACCTGCTGCTGAGCTCCACCCAGGACTTCGGGGATGTGACGGTGGGACGCGTGGGCGAGGTGGTCCCCACCCACGGCTTCTCTTCCTTCAAGTTCATCCCAGATACAGATGACCAGATCATCGTGGCGCTGAAATCGGAAGAGGACAACGGCAAGATCGCCAGCTACATCATGGCCTTCACGCTGGACGGGCGCTTCCTCCTGCCCGAGACCAGGATCGGGAGCGTGAAATACGAGGGCATTGAGTTTATTTAA